From Pelotomaculum schinkii, the proteins below share one genomic window:
- the speD gene encoding adenosylmethionine decarboxylase — protein MKHLGRHVLAEICGCDFDILNDINRVEEIMVNAALEAGAEVRECVFHKFSPQGVSGVVVISESHLAIHTWPELGYAAVDVFTCGEKVNPWDACNYLTDHFNAKQTTAKEMKRGMMPEVYLGEAVNL, from the coding sequence ATGAAACATTTGGGCCGCCATGTATTGGCTGAGATTTGTGGATGCGACTTCGACATCCTTAACGACATCAACAGGGTTGAAGAAATCATGGTTAACGCTGCGCTGGAAGCAGGCGCCGAAGTCAGAGAATGTGTATTTCACAAATTCAGTCCTCAAGGGGTTAGCGGTGTGGTAGTAATTTCAGAATCGCACCTGGCTATCCATACCTGGCCGGAACTGGGCTATGCGGCAGTAGACGTATTCACCTGCGGTGAAAAAGTAAATCCCTGGGACGCATGCAACTACCTTACCGACCACTTTAATGCCAAACAAACTACCGCCAAAGAAATGAAGCGGGGCATGATGCCGGAAGTTTACCTTGGGGAAGCCGTAAATCTATAG
- a CDS encoding ferredoxin: MQVEVDQELCISCGVCVDLCPDVFGWNENEKAHSTVDEVPAEFEEVAQEAIDSCPTSAISGD; encoded by the coding sequence ATGCAAGTTGAGGTAGACCAGGAATTGTGCATAAGCTGTGGAGTTTGCGTTGATCTTTGTCCTGATGTCTTTGGCTGGAATGAAAATGAAAAAGCTCACAGCACTGTGGACGAGGTGCCGGCTGAATTTGAAGAAGTAGCGCAAGAGGCCATTGATAGCTGCCCGACCAGTGCTATTTCAGGAGATTGA
- a CDS encoding NAD-dependent malic enzyme translates to MSMPLNINIRLRLNNQPGTLARVLTIVAKEKGSLGAIELVSASPSYIIRDLMIRLRDRRHLGDIIGALDALPDVEIIHVADRVVMKHLGGKIEVSSTRPIQNWEDLALVYTPGVAGVSEAIAQDPDMVYKLTMKGNSVAIVTDGSAILGLGNLGPAAALPVMEGKAVLFKRFANINAFPLCLDVHEPEQIIEAVAAIAPSFGGINLEDIAAPKCFEIEEKLANMLDIPVFHDDQHGTAIVTLAGLLNALKVVNKNIQDVQVVISGAGAAGVAITRLLQKAGVKHIIVCDRKGAIARDNMPTVNSKKWIAENTNEECRHGSPKEVLTGADVFVGVSAPRLLNRDDIMKMAERPVVFALANPDPEVEPEEIFDIAGVIATGRSDYPNQINNALAFPGLFRGALNCHARTINDEMCLAAAYALAGIVKDEQLTADNIIPSIFNDVVAPTVAKAVEKAAEQTGVSRSILNGKEKEFDSLL, encoded by the coding sequence ATGTCAATGCCCCTCAATATCAACATCCGGTTAAGGCTCAACAACCAGCCGGGGACTTTGGCCAGAGTCCTAACGATTGTTGCCAAGGAAAAAGGCAGCTTGGGAGCAATAGAATTAGTATCGGCTTCCCCATCGTATATCATCAGGGACCTTATGATCCGCCTGCGTGACAGGCGCCACCTCGGTGACATTATCGGAGCCCTGGACGCGCTCCCTGATGTGGAAATTATCCACGTGGCAGACCGGGTCGTTATGAAACACCTGGGGGGCAAAATTGAAGTATCCTCTACAAGACCCATTCAAAACTGGGAAGACCTCGCGCTTGTTTATACACCGGGTGTAGCCGGTGTTTCGGAAGCTATCGCGCAGGACCCGGACATGGTTTACAAACTAACCATGAAAGGCAATTCGGTAGCTATTGTCACAGATGGTTCGGCTATCCTTGGCCTGGGCAATCTCGGACCGGCTGCCGCCCTCCCGGTGATGGAAGGTAAAGCTGTTTTATTCAAGCGCTTTGCCAATATCAACGCCTTCCCTTTATGCCTTGACGTACATGAACCCGAGCAAATTATTGAAGCTGTTGCAGCCATCGCCCCTTCTTTCGGCGGCATCAACCTGGAAGATATCGCAGCTCCCAAGTGTTTTGAAATCGAAGAAAAACTGGCAAACATGCTGGATATACCTGTGTTCCACGACGACCAGCACGGCACCGCCATCGTTACCCTGGCAGGCCTCCTAAACGCTTTAAAGGTTGTGAATAAAAACATACAAGATGTACAAGTGGTGATCAGCGGAGCCGGCGCGGCCGGGGTGGCCATTACCAGATTGTTGCAAAAAGCAGGTGTAAAACATATTATAGTCTGTGATCGAAAAGGAGCTATCGCCAGGGACAACATGCCCACCGTAAATTCCAAGAAATGGATTGCTGAAAACACTAACGAGGAATGCCGGCACGGGTCACCAAAAGAAGTGCTGACGGGCGCAGACGTCTTTGTGGGGGTGTCGGCGCCACGGTTACTCAATCGTGATGATATTATGAAGATGGCTGAAAGGCCGGTTGTTTTTGCCCTGGCTAACCCCGATCCGGAAGTTGAGCCGGAGGAAATCTTCGATATCGCTGGTGTCATTGCCACGGGCAGGTCCGATTACCCCAACCAGATCAACAACGCCCTCGCCTTTCCGGGGCTTTTCCGGGGAGCGCTGAACTGTCACGCCAGAACCATCAATGATGAAATGTGCCTGGCCGCCGCCTATGCCCTGGCCGGCATCGTCAAAGACGAGCAACTTACCGCGGATAACATCATACCATCTATTTTTAACGATGTCGTGGCGCCAACCGTAGCCAAGGCCGTTGAAAAGGCGGCTGAACAAACCGGAGTATCCAGGAGTATTCTGAACGGCAAAGAAAAGGAATTTGATTCCCTACTATAG
- a CDS encoding NUDIX hydrolase, which produces MKQRFFYCPKCGGRLNYKEQGERQRLTCSVCSYILYENPVVGVAAVVANDRGQILLGRRNGSYRGLWCIPCGYVEYDEDVCEAIVREYKEETNLDIRLKGVFSVQSNFHNPETHTVGIWFKAEVTGGELMAQADLDQVGYFALDDLPPLAFPTDAKVIEELKDVCSKNKK; this is translated from the coding sequence ATGAAACAACGCTTCTTTTACTGCCCCAAATGCGGGGGCCGGCTAAACTATAAGGAGCAAGGTGAGCGACAGAGGCTCACCTGCTCCGTGTGCTCATATATCTTGTATGAAAACCCGGTGGTAGGTGTCGCCGCAGTGGTTGCCAACGACCGCGGGCAAATCCTGCTGGGCCGGCGCAATGGAAGCTACCGGGGACTCTGGTGCATTCCCTGCGGTTATGTAGAGTACGACGAAGACGTCTGCGAAGCGATCGTACGGGAGTATAAAGAAGAGACCAATCTTGACATCAGGCTCAAGGGGGTATTCTCTGTCCAGTCAAACTTTCACAACCCGGAAACCCACACGGTCGGGATCTGGTTTAAGGCTGAAGTTACTGGAGGCGAATTGATGGCGCAAGCTGACCTGGATCAGGTAGGCTATTTTGCTTTGGACGATTTGCCGCCGCTGGCCTTTCCTACCGATGCTAAAGTTATCGAAGAGCTAAAGGATGTCTGTAGTAAAAATAAAAAATAA